The DNA window AATGTAAATAAGACGAAGCTAAGCTAAAAGCGTTACAATTGTAATATCTCATACCAAGATACTACTTATATATTAAGACGTAATATATTTAAGAATGGTTGCCTAGAACTGAAGTAAAATTAAAATTTTGAACAATGTTTATTTTTTCAAATACGTAATAAAAGAAAATGCATGGGCATGTTTATCATCTGCATCATGAGTAGTTCTACTTACTTCTCTCCATTGTGAAGTATCAATTTCAGGGAAATAAGTATCGGCATTTTCAAAGTTAGAATGCACACGAGTTAATTCAATTTTATCTACTAAAGGGATTGATTGTTTATAGATTTCACCACCACCAATAATAAAAGGTTGTTTGTCATTTTTAGAAGCATCAATTGCATCTTCTAAACTATTCACGACTATAACACCTTCTGGAGCTTTATAATTACTTTGTCTTGTAATAACAATATGAATTCTGTTTGGTAATGGTTTTGGGAAACTTTCAAAAGTCTTTCGTCCCATAATGATATGATGACCATTAGTTAGTGATTTAAATCGTTTTAGATCATCACTTAAATGCCAAATCAAATCATTGTCTTTACCAATTGCATTGTTCTCACCTGCAGCAACTATTATAGTCAGCTCAGCCGTTTTTTTTTCTGAAATTTCTTGGCTATCAAGAGTTTCATTATAGGCTTGTGATTTAGCAATTTCTTTTTCTTCTTTTAAGTAGTCTTGTTTAAGTTGTTCAATACGTTTTTGTTGCTTTGATACTAGCACTTCACGTTGTTGATCTTCCCACTCTTTACCCATAAATTTATGGGTAATGAAAACAGTAATAAAGTGGTATATAAATAAGATTAGCCAAAAACCAATAGCAAATACAAACCATTCAAGTCCAGCTATTTTAAAATCTTTACCAATACCTAACAAGGTGTTTGCTAAAATCAAAAAGACAGCTCCAATTAGAAAAAGTACAAAATGAACATACAAACGCTTTTTTTGTTTGATGCGTTTTTCTGCAGCTTTAATTAAAGCTAATTGTTCTTGATCTATACCTGGAGTTGTTTTCTTTTTTCCGAACATAATTATAAATATATACAAATATAAAGTTATGATTTTTAATGTGAACTTAGTAATGAAGTAAATTAAAAATTATACAGTGCAAGAGAAAACGTTTTCGTATCAATATAATTGAAAATCAGTGTTTAATAAATAAATTAATGCTTGGTAATTTAATAATTTAAAGGTGTTTTTTATTCGTACTTTAAATTAAAGTACACTTAATTTTATCAAATTGATAATTCTTTAATTTATAGTGAATTAATCGTACGAACCTTACAGTTTCTTTTATACATTTGACCCATAATTTAATTCATATATTATGGCAATTACAAAACAATACTTAAAAAGCAAACCAGTTTGTAAAGTAACTTTTACTGTACCTGCTGAAGAAGCGAAAAAGGTAGCAGTTGTAGGAACTTTTAACGAGTGGAACACTAAAAAAGCAGTTCAACTTAAGAAATTAAAAAACGGAAACTTTAAAGGGACTGTAGATTTAGAAAAAGATAACTCATATGAGTTTAGATATCTAGTTGATGGTGCTTATACCAACGATGACCAGGCAGATGCTTACGCATGGAATGATTATGCTTCAGCAGAAAATGGTGTTTTAAATGTATAGTTAATTTCGTTATACGACATTAAAAAAAGAGCTTTCAATTTTGAAAGCTCT is part of the Psychroserpens ponticola genome and encodes:
- a CDS encoding isoamylase early set domain-containing protein; this encodes MAITKQYLKSKPVCKVTFTVPAEEAKKVAVVGTFNEWNTKKAVQLKKLKNGNFKGTVDLEKDNSYEFRYLVDGAYTNDDQADAYAWNDYASAENGVLNV
- a CDS encoding dihydrofolate reductase; the protein is MFGKKKTTPGIDQEQLALIKAAEKRIKQKKRLYVHFVLFLIGAVFLILANTLLGIGKDFKIAGLEWFVFAIGFWLILFIYHFITVFITHKFMGKEWEDQQREVLVSKQQKRIEQLKQDYLKEEKEIAKSQAYNETLDSQEISEKKTAELTIIVAAGENNAIGKDNDLIWHLSDDLKRFKSLTNGHHIIMGRKTFESFPKPLPNRIHIVITRQSNYKAPEGVIVVNSLEDAIDASKNDKQPFIIGGGEIYKQSIPLVDKIELTRVHSNFENADTYFPEIDTSQWREVSRTTHDADDKHAHAFSFITYLKK